The Mycoplasma nasistruthionis genome contains a region encoding:
- a CDS encoding MSC_0623 family F1-like ATPase-associated protein, which yields MKFSSIKTFFEKRQELNELLQRKEKEKTYQSDLFNDYFDNKKEEDFIPYYVLENQFLLDNNISKKSSTLNQIINERDSYFRNYNQVKFSNFTVGWTRDQEFSLTRLIPAVYSTANQPHNVLTFDFSYSDNPELQELLTKYNQKINQYLEDGYLVEVLPNVVVLYDASSKAYEIFFGPETLKQNEYQEN from the coding sequence ATGAAGTTCAGTAGTATTAAAACTTTCTTTGAAAAAAGACAAGAGTTAAACGAACTTTTACAAAGAAAAGAAAAAGAAAAAACTTATCAAAGTGATTTATTTAATGACTACTTTGATAATAAAAAAGAAGAAGATTTTATTCCTTATTATGTTTTAGAAAATCAATTTTTATTAGACAACAACATTTCAAAGAAAAGCTCAACATTAAATCAAATTATTAATGAAAGAGATTCATACTTTAGAAATTACAATCAAGTTAAATTTTCTAATTTTACTGTTGGATGAACAAGGGATCAAGAATTTTCTCTAACAAGATTAATTCCAGCAGTATATTCAACCGCAAATCAACCACACAATGTATTAACTTTTGATTTTAGCTATTCAGATAATCCAGAATTACAAGAATTATTAACAAAATACAATCAAAAAATCAATCAATACTTAGAAGATGGCTATTTAGTTGAAGTTTTACCAAATGTAGTTGTTTTATATGATGCTAGCTCAAAAGCTTATGAAATTTTCTTTGGACCAGAAACACTAAAACAAAATGAATATCAAGAAAATTAA
- a CDS encoding MSC_0624 family F1-like ATPase-associated membrane protein: protein MTIEQRKKQKYEKWIFNAVNFAVTGILLTISLFLFGKLIGNADSALGYKNLFDVSEPSKQGNNFIFIYSFIILMLAGLLSSFWNHRNLNTKNTSPRQYLPFYVAYLLVSIVSFILLLAFNVNKVGYENTKWLIYRSFPFLIFLAINSVYSAVNFFEYKKANPNYKSLLIHLIFTNTVKFIIFASLFILVALFATQIKPTRPLPEGSVFNLNENLFTSANSTRNFVKQYLQTQSSLGALIWIVFSILLVSYIYAQLVVVIISNKDYLGLKTFAKSLFQYTVYVASIFVFWMLINTFLINSKYSQLNNESDITINVTYWVINLVLSLLMLVVFTLIIHYYGKKINSQYQRFIFAGVILLLNVLALTFRFSYDDNFSGYVILLTNSLGTLWALVVWKIYINKFKFTTNIYYVSVLVSLAFAIFFEVINANLIKEGNFSLKAILFSFKFVDIFLICSITFSSIALGYQIIKWIYSASQIIFIDYKKQKRSVNNEVQ from the coding sequence GTGACAATAGAACAAAGAAAAAAACAGAAATATGAAAAATGAATTTTTAATGCAGTAAACTTTGCTGTTACAGGTATTTTATTAACTATCAGTTTATTTTTATTTGGTAAGTTAATTGGAAATGCCGATTCAGCTTTAGGTTATAAAAATTTATTTGATGTTTCTGAACCATCAAAACAAGGAAATAACTTTATTTTTATATATAGTTTCATCATCTTAATGTTAGCTGGATTGCTTTCATCATTTTGAAACCATAGGAATTTAAACACTAAAAACACCTCACCAAGGCAATATTTACCATTTTATGTAGCTTATTTATTAGTTTCAATTGTAAGCTTCATATTACTACTTGCTTTTAATGTTAATAAAGTCGGTTATGAAAACACCAAATGATTAATTTATCGTTCATTTCCATTTTTAATATTCCTGGCTATTAACTCAGTTTATTCAGCGGTTAATTTCTTTGAATATAAAAAAGCCAATCCTAATTACAAATCTTTACTAATTCACTTGATTTTTACAAATACAGTTAAATTTATTATTTTTGCAAGTTTATTTATTTTGGTAGCTCTATTTGCTACACAAATCAAGCCAACAAGGCCTTTACCAGAAGGATCAGTTTTCAATCTAAATGAAAACTTATTTACAAGCGCAAACAGCACTAGAAACTTCGTTAAACAATACTTACAAACTCAATCAAGTTTAGGTGCTTTAATTTGAATAGTATTTTCAATTTTATTAGTAAGTTATATTTATGCACAATTAGTAGTTGTAATAATTTCAAACAAAGACTACTTAGGGCTAAAAACATTTGCAAAATCATTATTTCAATACACAGTTTATGTTGCAAGTATCTTTGTATTTTGAATGTTAATTAATACGTTCTTAATTAATTCGAAATATTCACAATTAAACAACGAATCAGATATTACCATTAACGTTACATATTGAGTAATTAACTTAGTTCTTTCTTTACTAATGTTAGTAGTGTTTACATTAATTATTCATTACTACGGTAAAAAAATAAACTCTCAATATCAAAGATTTATTTTTGCAGGAGTTATTTTATTATTAAACGTTTTAGCACTAACTTTCAGATTTAGTTATGATGATAACTTCAGCGGATATGTGATTTTATTAACAAATTCTCTAGGAACTTTATGAGCATTAGTTGTTTGAAAAATCTACATTAATAAATTTAAATTTACAACAAACATTTATTATGTTTCTGTTTTAGTTTCATTAGCATTTGCAATCTTTTTTGAAGTAATTAATGCTAATTTAATTAAAGAAGGAAACTTCTCACTAAAAGCAATATTATTCTCATTTAAATTTGTTGATATTTTCCTAATTTGTTCAATTACATTTTCATCAATTGCTTTAGGATACCAAATTATCAAATGAATTTATTCAGCAAGCCAAATTATATTTATTGATTATAAAAAACAAAAAAGGAGTGTAAACAATGAAGTTCAGTAG